Proteins encoded within one genomic window of Episyrphus balteatus chromosome 1, idEpiBalt1.1, whole genome shotgun sequence:
- the LOC129906632 gene encoding UDP-glycosyltransferase UGT5-like, with the protein MNFRKYFSIFFVLLLTASYSNGARILAAFVFPGKSHTMMYNAIIKELLQRGHEVTLITNFPQGNLLSNYKEVQIPVYDFFKDIKEHFGAKSHFDLTKLTMTGFMKMLDIIGEKATEHALQQPNVQEIFNRTDTNDVYDLLLVSQFYQEAFLTLGLKYNVPIVTSSTLGYENFMSHMMGIIQPWSFVPHGFLPYDDRMDFVERVTNSIASLYEDLHREYIYLPKHDALVKKYLSHLPIKFPKMSEMERNVSLILLNSHAPITTPRPTITGMVPVGGLHIYPPKPLPADIKKFLDDATDGAIYFSLGTNIKSADMPPEKMKLFLEVFSTMKQRILWKFEADKVPKLPKNVMVQKWMPQNDILAHPNVKVFITHGGLFGSQEGVYHGVPMLGMPFFCDQYLNLKKATKAGYAISLSFPDITKEGLNHSLTELLENPFYRENMKRISEIFRDRPMNARDTAMYWIEYIIRHKGAPHIRSAGLDLSWYQFYLLDVMAFGVLVVSSIIGVVYILIRSLVRRKKIKVKKN; encoded by the exons aatttcagAAAATACTTTAGCATTTTCTTCGTCCTCCTACTTACAGCTTCTTATTCCAATGGAGCTAGAATATTAGCAGCATTTGTGTTCCCTGGCAAGAGTCATACAATGATGTACAATGCCATCATCAAGGAACTTCTCCAAAGAGGACATGag GTAACACTAATTACAAACTTCCCTCAGGGAAATCTTTTAAGCAACTATAAAGAAGTTCAAATACCAGTTTACGATTTCTTTAAAGACA ttaAAGAACATTTTGGAGCTAAAAGTCACTTTGATCTCACTAAATTAACCATGACCGGATTTATGAAAATGTTGGATATAATTGGTGAAAAAGCTACAGAACATGCTTTGCAACAGCCAAATGTTCAAGAAATATTCAATCGAACTGATACAAACGATGTTTACGATCTTTTGTTGGTTTCACAATTCTATCAGGAGGCTTTTCTGACATTAGGACTTAAATATAATGTACCAATTGTGACATCTAGTACTTTGGGTTATGAAAATTTCATGAGCCATATGATGGGTATCATTCAACCTTGGTCATTTGTACCACATGGATTTTTGCCATACGATGATCGGATGGATTTTGTTGAAAGAGTTACCAATTCTATTGCATCGTTGTATGAAGATTTACACAGGGAATATATTTATCTACCCAAACATGATGCATTGGTGAAAAAGTATTTATCACATTTGCCAA TTAAATTCCCCAAAATGTCTGAAATGGAACGAAACGTTTCACTGATCCTTTTGAATAGTCATGCACCGATAACAACTCCAAGGCCAACTATAACAGGAATGGTTCCAGTTGGAGGATTACACATTTACCCACCTAAACCACTTCCAGCTGATATCAAAAAGTTCTTAGATGATGCAACAGATGGAGCCATTTACTTTAGTTTAGGAACCAATATTAAAAGTGCTGATATGCCTCCGGAAAAGATGAAACTTTTTCTTGAGGTCTTTTCAACAATGAAACAAAGAATTCTTTGGAAATTCGAAGCTGATAAAGTACCCAAACTCCCAAAGAATGTTATGGTTCAGAAATGGATGCCTCAGAATGATATTCTAGCTCATCCAAATGTCAAAGTTTTCATAACTCATGGTGGATTATTTGGCAGTCAAGAGGGTGTTTATCATGGAGTTCCAATGTTGGGAATGCCATTCTTTTGCGAtcag TACCTCAACCTCAAAAAAGCCACCAAAGCAGGTTATGCTATATCATTAAGTTTTCCTGATATTACCAAAGAAGGCCTTAATCACTCTTTAACGGAACTTCTTGAGAATCCTTTCTACAGAGAGAATATGAAACGAATTTCGGAAATATTCCGTGATCGTCCAATGAATGCTCGAGATACTGCAATGTATTGGATTGAATATATTATTCGGCACAAGGGGGCGCCACATATTCGGTCAGCTGGTTTGGATCTTAGCTGgtatcaattttatttactgGATGTAATGGCTTTTGGAGTGCTAGTTGTTAGTAGCATTATTGGGGtggtttatattttaataagatCTTTGGTAAGAAGGAAAAAGATCAAGGTCAAAAAGAACtaa
- the LOC129906629 gene encoding UDP-glycosyltransferase UGT5-like, protein MNIRKYLCFSLVLLLTISYSNAGRILAAFVFPGKSHFMMHKTLIRELVNRGHEVTFITSDSMGKNMGPNYTEVLVPVYDFWFDVQSHFKTDNLFELTSMTLDGFLKMLEIIGTKTTEHALLQPGVQEIFNRTDTENVYDVLLAEQFYQEAFLTLGLKYNIPVILSSTLGYESYMSQMMGYISPWSFVPHGFLPFDDKMSFWERVSNSFASMYQDLHREFVYFPKQDALIQKYLSHLPMKIPKVTEMEKNISVMLLNSYVPLATPRPTVPGMIPIGGVHIYPPKTLPDDIKKFLDGATDGAIYFSLGSNVRSADMPPEKLKIFLQVFGSMKQRILWKFETDETAEMPKNVMVHKWMPQSDILAHPNVKVFITHGGLFGSQEGVHYAVPMLGMPFYCDQHLNMNKATKAGYAITLKFQEITADILKTSLMELIENPSYKENIQRISNIFRDRPLCPRETAMYWIEYVIRHRGARQIRSAGLDLAWYQFYLLDVIGFVLFIVSIMCGITFVALRKLFKRQNVKEKTN, encoded by the exons atg AATATTAGAAAATACTTATGTTTCTCCTTGGTCCTGCTGCTCACCATATCTTATTCGAATGCAGGTCGAATACTTGCAGCATTTGTATTTCCTGGCAAGAGTCACTTTATGATGCACAAAACTCTCATTAGAGAGCTTGTAAACAGGGGACACGAG GTAACCTTCATAACAAGTGATTCAATGGGCAAAAATATGGGACCAAATTACACTGAGGTGCTAGTACCAGTTTACGATTTCTGGTTTGATG ttcaatctcatttcaaaacTGATAATCTTTTTGAACTCACCAGCATGACTTTggatggttttttgaaaatgttagaaatcATTGGTACAAAAACCACCGAACATGCTCTTTTACAACCTGGAGTTCAAGAAATATTCAATCGAACCGATACTGAAAATGTCTATGATGTATTACTTGCTGAGCAATTCTATCAGGAGGCATTTTTAACCTTGGGTTTAAAATATAACATTCCAGTAATTTTATCAAGTACTCTTGGTTATGAATCATATATGAGTCAAATGATGGGTTATATATCACCTTGGTCATTTGTTCCCCATGGATTTCTACCATTCGAtgataaaatgagtttttgggAACGAGTCTCGAATTCATTTGCATCCATGTATCAAGATCTTCATAGGGAATTTGTATATTTTCCAAAACAAGAtgctttaattcaaaaatatttgtcaCATTTGCCAA tgAAAATTCCCAAAGTTACCGAAATGGAAAAGAATATTTCGGTAATGCTTTTGAATAGTTATGTTCCATTGGCAACACCTAGACCAACAGTACCAGGAATGATTCCTATCGGAGGAGTTCATATTTATCCACCTAAGACACTGCCAGATGACATTAAGAAGTTCCTTGATGGAGCTACAGATGGCGCTATCTACTTCAGTTTGGGAAGTAACGTCCGAAGTGCTGATATGCCACCggaaaagttgaaaattttccTTCAAGTATTTGGCAGTATGAAGCAAAGAATTCTTTGGAAATTCGAAACTGACGAGACTGCAGAGATGCCAAAAAACGTAATGGTACACAAATGGATGCCACAAAGTGACATATTGGCACATCCAAATGTCAAAGTGTTTATTACACATGGTGGTCTATTTGGCAGTCAAGAAGGTGTACATTATGCAGTTCCAATGTTGGGAATGCCATTTTATTGTGATCAG CACCTGAACATGAACAAAGCTACAAAAGCTGGCTATGCTATAACTTTGAAATTCCAAGAAATTACTGCCGACATACTTAAAACATCCTTAATGGAACTTATAGAGAATCCATCGtataaagaaaatattcaaagaaTTTCTAATATATTTAGAGATCGTCCATTATGTCCTAGAGAAACTGCAATGTATTGGATTGAATATGTTATAAGACATAGAGGTGCACGTCAAATTCGATCAGCTGGTCTTGATCTTGCCTggtatcaattttatttattggatGTTATTGGATTTGTATTATTTATAGTTTCAATTATGTGTGGAATAACTTTTGTAGCACTTCGAAAATTGTTTAAAAgacaaaatgttaaagaaaaaacaaattaa